One stretch of Corvus moneduloides isolate bCorMon1 chromosome 16, bCorMon1.pri, whole genome shotgun sequence DNA includes these proteins:
- the BHLHA15 gene encoding class A basic helix-loop-helix protein 15, producing MKTKTKGKKQRQAVDKEAFSEEPAVRKKELGKCLRRQERRNGGSKESSKIPTARGKRPWSSKDRLLRRLESNERERQRMHKLNNAFQALREVIPHVRAENKLSKIETLTLAKNYIKSLTSIILNMSNGHFPAVEGMGGAWGSKLYQHYQQQHGEDDHEEHLQKYST from the coding sequence ATGAAGACtaaaaccaaaggaaagaagcaaaggCAAGCTGTTGACAAAGAAGCATTTTCCGAAGAGCCGGCAGTGAGAAAAAAGGAACTGGGGAAATGCTTGCGACGCCAAGAAAGGAGGAATGGGGGAAGCAAGGAGAGCAGCAAGATCCCCACAGCCAGAGGCAAGCGTCCTTGGAGCAGTAAGGACAGGCTTCTGAGGAGACTGGAAAGCAACGAGCGCGAGAGGCAGAGAATGCACAAGCTCAACAATGCGTTCCAGGCCTTGCGGGAGGTGATCCCTCACGTGAGAGCTGAGAACAAACTTTCCAAAATAGAGACCCTCACGCTGGccaaaaattacattaaatccTTGACCTCCATTATACTCAATATGTCCAACGGACACTTTCCAGCAGTAGAAGGGATGGGGGGAGCCTGGGGATCCAAATTGTACCAGCATTATCAACAGCAGCATGGGGAAGATGACCATGAGGAACATCTACAGAAATATTCCACATAG